The DNA sequence ACCTGAAATCAATTTACGCATTCTGTCCATTTCGATGATTTCATCACCTCCGTTTACAGAAACCGGAACTGCTTGTTGACTTTTCTGAACCACTGGTTCTGCCCCTTTTGGAGCCGCAACTTCTTTAACCGGTTCAACAACCGCTTTTGGAGCAACTACTGCACCTGCTTTGCGATCACTTATATACTTAAGAATATCTTCTTTTGTAACACGTCCGTCTTTTCCTGAACCTTGAATACTATCCAGCTCAGCAACAGAAACACCTTCTTCTTTTGCAATGTTTTTTACAAGTGGGGAAAAGAATTTTTCTGATGTCGAAAAATCCTGAGGAGCAGCGACCGCCTCTTTAGCTCCTTCAATCGTTTTTTCGATTTCAGTTGCCTCAGCAGGAGTTGATTCTTCGTCTGCAATTTTATCTACCAAAAACGACGATGCTGTTTCAACACCACCTTCAGTTTCGATAATTGCAATTACCTGTCCTACCTGAACTAAATCATCTTTGCCAAATAATCTTTCGACTAAAATCCCAGTTACTTCACTCGGCACTTCACTATCAACCTTGTCAGTTGCTATTTCCAGTACCGCTTCGTCAGCTTCAATTTTGTCTCCAACCTCTTTCAACCAGTTTGTAATAGTTGCTTCAGCTACACTTTCTCCCATTTTAGGAAGCTTTAATTCAAATCTTGCCATATTGTTAACCTCAAGGGTGATTTTGATTTTCCGATTGCGAAATTACTGAATATTTTATATATAAATTACATTTAATATAATTTTTTACTTGATTTTTATAATTTGCCCCCTTTCATTTCTGGAATTGCTTCCAATAATAAAATTTGCATTTTTGGGGAAAATCTTAAAAGTAATACGCTTATCTTTAATAGTTTCTATGATTTTGATACAATTTCTAAATGAAACATGCTGATTATCTAAAATAATCTCCACTCTTTTACCCTTCAAAACCTGCCACGAATTTACCATTTTTTCTTTTTTGAAATCGAATATATCGACTTTATTTTTCAAAATAACAGACAAATTTTCAGACAAATTTATATCTGAAGAATACAAAACATAACTTTCCGGTCCCGGTTTGACTTTTGATTTTCCCTGAAACATTTTAACAAATGAAAAAAAGAGAATTCCCATTTTTATGAAAACAGAAAAAAACAACGATTTCTTAAAATGTTTTTGGTAAAAAAACGTCATAGCTTCCTGGAAACGTTTCATGTATTTTTCGTCTTTCACGGTACTTTCTCCCTTGTAATGCAGTACCGCTGTGTCGTGAAAATAATAGTTTTCTTTTTCCTTTAACAAAGCCCGATACGAGAGATCAATGTCGTCTGCGTACATAAAACAAGCTTCATCGAAACCTTTCAAATCAAGGTACAGATCTCTTTTCATCAACATAAAAGCACCTACCAGAATAGCTACTTTTCCGGTTTCATTTTCTGAAATATGTTGTGCGTAATATTGATTAAAAAGACGCCATTGCGGGAAAACTTTATACAAACCAAAAATCTTGGTAAAAGCTACCCAGGGTGTTGGAATTCCACGTTTACTTTCAGGTAAAAAATTACCTGTTCCGTCAATCAACTTACAACCCACAATTCCTAAATTGGTTTGTTCTTCGGCGAAAGCCAAAATTTTAACAAAACTATCTTCCGCTACAATTGTATCGGGGTTAAGAATGCAAACGTATTTTCCCTGTGCTTGTGCCACTCCAATATTATTTCCTTTCGGAAAACCGAAATTCTCTTTGTTCTCAATTAATTTCACAGTAGGAAATCGCTCTTTCATCATCAAACAGCTGTCATCAGAGGAATTATTATCTATTACTATAATTTCTGCATCAAGAGTGGAGATGGCATTTTGAACACTTAAAACGCATTGTTCCAGAAAATAACGGACATTATAATTGAGAATAATAACTGATAATTGCATGAAAAGAAAAAATATATATTTTTGCGAAAGTTAGAAATTTTCAGCCAATCCCAGTCGCAATGACCAATCGTTTTTGCTGACTCCAAAATCTAAAACTAAATTACTGCTGTTTTGTTTGTTCCATTTAATCCGCAATCCTGTCCCGACGGCCGGATTCCATTTGGCGAATTGATAGGTATCCAATTTCGAAACGGAAGAAACATTAGCAAAAAACACCGCGCCAATAAATCCGTTTTTGGTTATATCGGTTCTGTATTCACTTTCAAAATAGAGCAGCGCATTACTTCTGTATCTGTTTTTGGTAAAACCACGTCCTGTTTTTCCTTCACGATCCCAGCCAATACTGGGCAAATCGAGATAATGGGGTTTTCCTCCAAAAGTAGACCAATAAAAGGCTCTTGAAGCCCAAACCCTGTGCTTGGTCTTGCTGAACGAATGGTACTTTCTGGCATCAACATACAAAGATCTCCACTTATCCCCTTCTACTCCGCTTGTATTGATTCTTAGATCTGCTTCAACATACAAACCCTGCTCGGGATTAATGGTATTCTTTCTGGAATCGTACAATCCCTGAAAAGCATATCCGAATGAAGTTTCATTAGAAAAATCACCTTTCATATATTTGAAATAATCCGTTTCTTCTTCGATATAAGATTCTTCGGAAAGATTTTGATAATTATCGAATAACAACCCTAATCCCATTCGGAAATTACCAACGACCTTGCGGTTGGCAAATTGATAAAAACGCCACTGCTGATAATCTAAAGTTGACATTTCTTCTTTGGCATTGTGCTCTCCTAAACCATAAGTGAGCTGAGGATAAATCAGATACCGATAATCTCCGATAAAATTCCATTTATCATCTTTGGTATAAATATAAGTCTGAATCGGAAAAACATATTGATTGGAGAAACTGAAATAGGGCGAAAAAGTAACTTGTGACATTTTGGTTTTTTCATGATCGTCGCCCAGATAAAAACTCGTCAAAAAAGAAACCACCAATCCCGTACTTGAATTGGCATCAACAGGAACGGGTAATAAAGAGAAAGCCAATTTTTTGTCTTTACTTTTTTTAACAGAATCGTTTTTATTGAAGAGCTTATAGAGAACATCCCGAATGTCATTCTTTTCCACAGCAGTACTGTCATTTTGCGAATAACAAACCGACATCAAAAAAAAGAAAAACAAGAGGGATTTTGTTTTCAAACTATTCATTAAAAGCAATTTAAGAATCGATTCTTACAAATTTAAAGTTTTCTTAATAAAATTTAGATATATTCGGGGAGAATATTTTCCAGAAGAGTATATTTGGAATTGTTTAAATCCTATAAGTTATTTAAGTTCATTTAACTGGGTATTAATTGAAAAGATCACTGTTAACGAAAATCACTTATTTTTGGGCTTTTTGAATTATCCTTGTTTCTTTTAAAAATAATTATCTAATAAACTAAAAACATGATTCGTTTACCAGTTTCATTTCTTGTTGTTTTATTTTTTATTTCCGGTTTTACTAACAAGAGAAATACTCGGGATCTGGTAAAAGAAAATGATTGGTACATAGCGGGGCCGGTCAAAGAGAATCAGACAACTCTAAACGAAATTCGGCAGAAAGAAGGGGTTCTTCGCGTAACGGCCAAAGACAGTCCGGTTGGGGAAATTGAATTGAATGTGATGATTACAGCATCCGACTCCAATGATGGTGTCGCGACTAATTTATCAGACCATTCAAAATTTGTGAGCATTACCTATAAATCCACCCAACTTATTAAATTGCAGGCTCGCGAAGGAAACAAAGAAGGAACGGGTTGCATACATGGAGGTTCACACCCGAGAGTTGATTTACCTGCATCTCCGAATAAATTTACAACCTTGAAAATTCCGTGGACCCATTTTAAGCAAGATGGTTTGCCGAACGGAAAACTTTTAGACATATACAATCTTTGCAAATTCAATTTTGTGAATTACAATCCGGCATCAGGATCTGTTCTGGAAATAAAATCGGTTATCCTTCAAAACTAAAATCAATATGAAAAACAAAATTCAGCTCTTTCTTTTCTTCCTTCTGGTATTTTCAAATTTCGGCTTCAGCCAAGAAAAAACTATTCCGGCAAAAACAAATATAAACGGTGTTTGGGAAGACATCAATTCAGGTGTTCAGAATGCTGTGGCCATTATCACAGAACAAAATGGAAAAGTCATTTTTTCTCATTATTTAGAATGGAAAGGACAAAAATTTACAGAAAGCGGAATCGGAAAAAGAACCGGAAATACCATAATCTATACCGTTGATGTGACACTACCGATTGAAGGCTGGGCAACACAAGGCACCCATACCCTGACTCTTTCTGCAGACGGCAATACTCTTGAAGGCACTTATATAGACAATAAAAAAAGAACCGGAGCGATTGCTTTTAAGCGCGTGAGGTGAGGGTTTTTTAGTCGCAGTCGCAGTTATGCTGAGGGGTGAAAAAGTCGCAGTCGCAGTTTTCAGTCGCGGTTAACCTGGGACTGAAAACTGGGGCCGGAAACTGGGACTGAAAACTGGGACTGAAAACTGAGACTGGAAACTGAGACTGAAAACTTTCACAGATGCAACTGAATCTTATATCTGTTGCAGATTTTCATGACCAGTAACATAATTGTCGAAAAAACTAAAGACCAGATAATTCCGGGAAGTCCTTCGCGAAAATAGTCGGGAATTATATGCAGATTAAAAGCCTTACTGAAATAGTAAATAACACCCGGTAAAATATAAATCAATAAAGGATTTGCGGCGGCGGGCATAAAGAAATTACTCCATTTGGTTTGTTTTTTGATCTCCATTAGCCAATAAAGAAAATAGAAAAGCACTGTGCAAATTGTTGCTGAAAACATAGTCCAGGATGGAGTTCCTTTTATTTTTGAGATTCCGAAATAGGGTCTTAACAAATAGCCGGTTACAAAAAACAAAACCGCAAAACCAATCACAGCCCAATTTACTTTTGGCGCTACTTTTCGATCAAAAAACAGTAACGAAATAACCACACCTGCTGCTACCAGCGAAGCATGCGTCAAATGTCCTGCAATAAAATTAAACCACGAGTTCTGATGAAGTGCTGATTCGGGTATTAGATTAATTGAATTGGCGACAACACAAACAATCAAAAACAAAATCATTGCCCCTAATTTTCCTGAAACCAACCAATAATAAACTACTGTTAGCAGATACGCCCATCCGATTAAGCCTAAAATTCCCCACCATTGTGGTGTCATCCCTATTGCTCCGGTGTTTTGAACGTATAGAAAATAGAGTGTCACTAACACGGCTATTCCACCATATTGCAAGGTGTTTTTTAGCCACAACGGGAAATTCTTGTCGTACTTATTCCAAATCGGAATTGGCATTGTAAACGCTAAAAGTCCCCAAAAGGCTGGAGTTATAATCATCTTTGCAGCGTCGTAACCGTCACTTGCATTGACCATAAAAACGCCAATAATGATTAAAGCCAAAGCTCTTTTTAAAGTATGTGTCCAAATCGTTTTAGAACTATCTCCTTTTACTAATCGCGCATTAAAAGCAAAAGGAATCGACATTCCGACGATAAATAAAAATGCCGGAAAAACTAAATCAACAAAGGTCATAGCATCTGCATCTGCGGGCATGTGCTTCATCCATTGCGGTACATTTTTAACGCTTGCCAGTTCATTGACAAAAATCATCACAAAAATGGTGATTCCACGTAAAGCATCTATCGAAATAATCCTTTGATTGTATAAATTTTCTTTTATTTTCATAAATTATTGCACTTTTAATACCACCAAATATACTATAAATCTAAAATGATAACTTAGATTATTACCTTAATTTTGGGGCCTAAAATTCCATTTAACAAATTCTCTAAAAACACCTCTTTTTTTTTACTTTTGCCGCATGTTATCATTTTTAAAATCAAAACCGTTTCTAAAGGATCTTCTTTCGGAAAACTACGTCGATATTCATTCCCATTTACTACCGGGAATCGATGATGGCGCCAAAACCATAACCGAAACGCTCGAACTTACCAAAGGGTTTCAGGAAATTGGAATTTCTCAATTTATTACAACGCCACATATCAAACATCATATTTGGGATAATTCGTCTCAATCTATTAGTACAAATCAAAAACAAGCAGCAATTGCCTTAGAAGAAAACGGCATTAAAATTCCATTTCAGGCTGCGGCAGAATATTTCGTTGATGATTGGTTTGAGCATCATTTTAAATCTGAAAAACTACTTACTTTAAAAGACAATTATGTGCTGATAGAGATCTCCTATATCAGTCCGCCCATACAATTGCATAAAATACTTTTTGACTTACGAGTTGCAGGTTACACCCCCATTTTAGCACATCCCGAAAGATACCTGTATTATCATAAAAACTTCAAAGAATACGAAAAACTAAAGAAAACCGGTTGTTTGTTTCAGCTGAATTTACTGGCTGTTGTTGGCTATTATGGTAATGAAATTACCCAAATCACAGAAGAGTTGTTAAAAAGAGGAATGTATAATTTTGTGGGATCTGATGTGCATCACCATACCCATATTAAGGAATTTTACAAAAAGGTAAAAGTGCGAGACATTACTGCTCTAAAGGAAGTTATCTCGAACAATCAATTTTT is a window from the Flavobacterium cupriresistens genome containing:
- a CDS encoding dihydrolipoamide acetyltransferase family protein produces the protein MARFELKLPKMGESVAEATITNWLKEVGDKIEADEAVLEIATDKVDSEVPSEVTGILVERLFGKDDLVQVGQVIAIIETEGGVETASSFLVDKIADEESTPAEATEIEKTIEGAKEAVAAPQDFSTSEKFFSPLVKNIAKEEGVSVAELDSIQGSGKDGRVTKEDILKYISDRKAGAVVAPKAVVEPVKEVAAPKGAEPVVQKSQQAVPVSVNGGDEIIEMDRMRKLISGYMVASVQTSAHVQSFIEVDVTNIVKWRDKVKTAFEKREGEKLTFTPIMMEAVAKALKDFPGMNISVDGDYIIKKKNINLGMAAALPNGNLIVPVIKNADQLNLVGMAKAVNDLGGRAKAGKLKPDDTQGGTYTVTNVGTFGSVFGTPIINQPQVGILALGAIRKVPAVIETPEGDFIGIRQKMFLSHSYDHRVVDGALGGSFVKRVAEYLEAFDVNRDF
- a CDS encoding glycosyltransferase family 2 protein, whose translation is MQLSVIILNYNVRYFLEQCVLSVQNAISTLDAEIIVIDNNSSDDSCLMMKERFPTVKLIENKENFGFPKGNNIGVAQAQGKYVCILNPDTIVAEDSFVKILAFAEEQTNLGIVGCKLIDGTGNFLPESKRGIPTPWVAFTKIFGLYKVFPQWRLFNQYYAQHISENETGKVAILVGAFMLMKRDLYLDLKGFDEACFMYADDIDLSYRALLKEKENYYFHDTAVLHYKGESTVKDEKYMKRFQEAMTFFYQKHFKKSLFFSVFIKMGILFFSFVKMFQGKSKVKPGPESYVLYSSDINLSENLSVILKNKVDIFDFKKEKMVNSWQVLKGKRVEIILDNQHVSFRNCIKIIETIKDKRITFKIFPKNANFIIGSNSRNERGQIIKIK
- a CDS encoding DUF5009 domain-containing protein — protein: MKIKENLYNQRIISIDALRGITIFVMIFVNELASVKNVPQWMKHMPADADAMTFVDLVFPAFLFIVGMSIPFAFNARLVKGDSSKTIWTHTLKRALALIIIGVFMVNASDGYDAAKMIITPAFWGLLAFTMPIPIWNKYDKNFPLWLKNTLQYGGIAVLVTLYFLYVQNTGAIGMTPQWWGILGLIGWAYLLTVVYYWLVSGKLGAMILFLIVCVVANSINLIPESALHQNSWFNFIAGHLTHASLVAAGVVISLLFFDRKVAPKVNWAVIGFAVLFFVTGYLLRPYFGISKIKGTPSWTMFSATICTVLFYFLYWLMEIKKQTKWSNFFMPAAANPLLIYILPGVIYYFSKAFNLHIIPDYFREGLPGIIWSLVFSTIMLLVMKICNRYKIQLHL
- a CDS encoding tyrosine-protein phosphatase, which codes for MLSFLKSKPFLKDLLSENYVDIHSHLLPGIDDGAKTITETLELTKGFQEIGISQFITTPHIKHHIWDNSSQSISTNQKQAAIALEENGIKIPFQAAAEYFVDDWFEHHFKSEKLLTLKDNYVLIEISYISPPIQLHKILFDLRVAGYTPILAHPERYLYYHKNFKEYEKLKKTGCLFQLNLLAVVGYYGNEITQITEELLKRGMYNFVGSDVHHHTHIKEFYKKVKVRDITALKEVISNNQFFRF